In one Acidobacteriota bacterium genomic region, the following are encoded:
- a CDS encoding alkaline phosphatase family protein — MMNKKTYASLVSLLLITLFVVSNFSLATQNRRANERASTVVSAKPKLVLVIVVDQFRYDFLERFADLLGRDGFRRLIEGGAFFTNANYDYVPTYTAPGHASIFTGSVPAQNGIVGNNWFDRETGKNRVMVSDLNARSVTMKGISETPGSFSPRVLIGTTIGDQIRLSNNFKSKVIAVSQKDRSAILPGGQKPNGAFWYQASDGTFITSDYYASELPAWVKAFNTNTRPDKYFNMKWELSAKPEIYSRAQSQNLPIQKSPLGDKFPYAMNAGEAKPTGKFYSAFEYSPYASEHLAEFAEAAIDAEKLGEDEYPDLLSVSFSSPDLIGHAFGPDSREIVDTYIRLDQTIAGLLNFIDRKVGLANTVIAVTGDHGVCPVPEYAKSVGFDADRIPGTRLIETVNKALTKKFGEGKWVQAFVNDQLYLDPKVIAQYKADASEVERSAGEAAITVPGVVNFFTRTQITEGDLPTTPIGRRVMNGFNRKRSGDVWIIAKPFYFFMEGTLPTTHGSPYNYDTHVPIIFWGKSVQKGRFSIDCAPSDIAPTLASILGVEMPSNRVGRVLPVQDK, encoded by the coding sequence ATGATGAATAAAAAAACTTACGCCTCGTTGGTTAGCTTACTGCTCATCACGCTTTTTGTTGTTTCCAATTTTTCACTCGCAACCCAAAATCGAAGAGCCAATGAAAGAGCCTCTACAGTCGTTTCGGCTAAACCGAAACTGGTTTTGGTGATTGTCGTTGATCAGTTCCGTTACGATTTTCTCGAACGGTTTGCAGACCTTTTGGGCAGAGATGGGTTTCGCCGATTGATTGAAGGCGGGGCGTTTTTTACCAATGCCAATTATGATTATGTGCCAACTTATACCGCGCCGGGACACGCTTCGATTTTTACCGGTTCGGTTCCCGCGCAAAACGGCATTGTCGGCAATAATTGGTTCGACCGTGAAACCGGAAAAAATCGTGTGATGGTTTCCGACCTCAATGCCCGTTCGGTTACGATGAAAGGCATATCCGAAACCCCAGGTTCTTTCAGTCCAAGAGTGTTAATCGGCACCACTATCGGCGACCAGATACGCTTGTCGAATAATTTCAAATCGAAGGTCATCGCAGTCTCGCAAAAAGACCGCAGCGCCATTTTACCCGGCGGACAAAAGCCGAACGGCGCTTTCTGGTATCAAGCCAGCGACGGGACATTTATCACCAGTGATTATTATGCAAGCGAACTTCCGGCTTGGGTCAAAGCGTTCAACACCAATACCCGCCCGGATAAATATTTCAATATGAAATGGGAACTTTCTGCGAAGCCGGAAATCTACAGCCGAGCGCAGTCGCAAAATCTGCCGATACAGAAATCGCCGCTCGGAGATAAATTTCCCTATGCGATGAATGCCGGAGAAGCTAAACCGACCGGCAAGTTTTATTCGGCATTTGAATATTCGCCTTATGCATCGGAACATCTCGCAGAATTTGCCGAAGCGGCAATTGACGCAGAGAAATTGGGCGAGGACGAGTACCCCGATTTATTGAGCGTCAGTTTTTCTTCACCTGATTTAATCGGTCATGCATTTGGCCCCGACAGCCGTGAAATTGTCGATACCTATATTCGACTCGATCAAACTATCGCCGGATTGTTGAATTTCATTGACCGCAAAGTCGGACTCGCCAACACCGTGATTGCCGTTACCGGCGACCACGGCGTTTGTCCTGTCCCTGAATATGCCAAATCCGTCGGCTTTGATGCCGACCGCATTCCCGGCACCCGGTTGATTGAAACGGTGAACAAAGCCTTGACCAAAAAATTTGGTGAAGGGAAATGGGTACAGGCTTTTGTGAATGACCAGCTTTATCTCGACCCGAAAGTTATCGCTCAATATAAAGCTGATGCGTCCGAAGTTGAGCGAAGCGCCGGTGAAGCTGCAATCACCGTGCCCGGTGTGGTGAATTTTTTCACGCGCACCCAAATTACAGAAGGCGACTTGCCGACCACGCCCATTGGTCGGCGGGTGATGAACGGATTCAATCGCAAACGTTCAGGCGATGTCTGGATTATTGCCAAACCATTTTATTTTTTTATGGAAGGCACATTGCCAACCACACACGGTTCACCATACAACTATGATACCCATGTGCCGATTATCTTCTGGGGCAAATCCGTTCAAAAAGGACGTTTTTCAATCGACTGCGCGCCCTCGGATATTGCTCCGACACTTGCCTCAATCCTTGGCGTCGAAATGCCCTCAAATCGGGTTGGACGGGTATTGCCTGTGCAGGATAAATAG
- the fusA gene encoding elongation factor G yields the protein MKVYDTKDIRNIGIVGHGHCGKTSLVSAMLFDSGATPRLGRVDDGSAITDYDEDEIARKMTIYSSLAHCEWNGKKLNIIDTPGSAAFILATKTALRAADAALVVVDATSGVEVQTEKAWSYAQEMVIPRLIIINKLDKERADFESAVNNVIEIWGRRAVPLQIPIGKEYDFKGVIDLIHLKAYLADGKPTDIPAELVDAANSAREKIIDVVAEASEELMEKYFEEGTLSDEDLIPGIHSAVKERRIFPILCASSTQNIGIQALMNAIVELVPQPDELGAAKGKHPDTGEEIEREVKDIAPFSAYVFKTIADPFAGRITVFKIYSGSVKSDATVYNITKNTQERLGPLHTIQGKTLEKIGEAKAGDLVAVTKLKETVTGDTFCDKATPIAYEPVKLPTPAISFAIEPKSRNDEDKLSQAIHKMLEEDQALLFSRDPQTKEFLLSGTGQIHIETAVTKLKRRYGVEVELHPPKVAYLETLKGRSEVVGRHKKQSGGRGQFGEATCVFEGLPRGSGFEFVDKIFGGSIPSNWRPAVEKGIKDAAALGAIAGYPVVDFKVELIDGKYHSVDSDDLSFQIAGRKAFRQAKEKLKAVLLEPVMNVEITVPQENSGDILGDINSRRGRVQGMDSKGNNAIVKAQVPLSEMLSYQSTLNSITGARGSYTMELDHYDEVPASLTQKIVQKAQEEGRIKVVEED from the coding sequence ATGAAGGTGTACGACACAAAGGATATTAGAAATATTGGCATTGTAGGTCACGGACACTGCGGGAAAACTTCTCTGGTGTCCGCGATGCTTTTTGACTCCGGCGCGACTCCCAGACTGGGTCGCGTGGATGATGGTTCAGCCATCACTGATTACGACGAAGATGAAATCGCGCGTAAAATGACGATTTACAGTTCGCTGGCTCATTGCGAATGGAACGGCAAAAAATTAAACATTATCGATACACCAGGTTCCGCTGCTTTCATACTTGCAACCAAAACCGCGCTGCGCGCCGCCGATGCCGCTCTCGTTGTCGTTGATGCCACCAGTGGCGTTGAAGTCCAAACCGAAAAAGCCTGGAGTTACGCCCAGGAAATGGTCATTCCGCGTTTGATTATCATTAATAAACTCGACAAAGAACGCGCCGATTTTGAATCAGCGGTAAATAACGTCATTGAAATCTGGGGACGCCGGGCGGTTCCACTGCAAATTCCGATTGGTAAAGAATATGATTTTAAAGGCGTCATCGACCTGATTCATTTGAAGGCTTACCTGGCAGATGGCAAGCCCACAGATATTCCTGCCGAGTTGGTAGACGCGGCAAATTCTGCTCGCGAAAAAATTATTGATGTGGTTGCTGAAGCTTCCGAAGAATTGATGGAAAAATATTTTGAAGAGGGCACCCTGAGCGATGAGGATTTGATTCCCGGAATTCATTCAGCCGTAAAAGAACGGCGAATCTTTCCGATTTTATGCGCCTCTTCCACACAAAACATCGGCATTCAGGCATTGATGAATGCGATTGTCGAATTGGTTCCGCAACCGGATGAACTCGGCGCCGCCAAAGGCAAACACCCGGACACCGGCGAAGAGATTGAACGCGAAGTCAAAGACATTGCGCCGTTTTCAGCTTATGTGTTTAAAACCATTGCTGACCCGTTTGCCGGGCGCATCACCGTATTCAAAATCTATTCGGGAAGCGTGAAATCGGATGCCACGGTATACAACATCACCAAAAATACTCAGGAACGTTTAGGTCCGCTGCATACCATTCAAGGGAAAACTCTTGAAAAAATTGGCGAAGCCAAAGCCGGTGATCTTGTCGCAGTAACCAAATTAAAAGAGACCGTAACCGGCGATACCTTCTGCGATAAGGCAACCCCGATTGCTTATGAACCGGTGAAACTGCCGACCCCGGCAATCTCTTTTGCCATCGAACCGAAATCACGAAACGACGAAGATAAACTTTCACAGGCGATTCACAAGATGTTGGAAGAAGACCAGGCGCTGTTATTTTCGCGAGACCCGCAAACCAAAGAGTTTTTGCTTTCCGGCACCGGGCAAATTCACATTGAAACTGCGGTGACCAAATTGAAGCGACGTTACGGGGTTGAAGTCGAATTGCATCCGCCGAAAGTTGCCTACCTTGAAACCTTGAAAGGGCGCTCCGAGGTTGTCGGTCGCCACAAAAAGCAATCCGGCGGGCGCGGACAATTTGGCGAAGCCACCTGTGTATTTGAAGGTTTGCCGAGAGGCAGCGGTTTTGAATTCGTCGATAAAATTTTCGGCGGTTCGATTCCTTCAAACTGGCGACCGGCGGTTGAAAAGGGAATTAAAGACGCGGCGGCGCTCGGCGCAATTGCCGGATATCCTGTGGTGGATTTCAAAGTCGAATTGATTGACGGCAAATATCACTCGGTTGACTCGGACGATTTGTCATTTCAGATTGCCGGTCGTAAAGCGTTTCGTCAGGCGAAAGAGAAATTGAAAGCCGTGTTGCTTGAACCCGTGATGAATGTGGAAATCACCGTGCCGCAGGAAAATTCCGGCGATATTCTCGGAGACATCAACTCGCGTCGCGGTCGCGTTCAGGGTATGGATTCAAAGGGCAACAACGCGATTGTCAAAGCGCAGGTGCCGCTGTCGGAAATGCTCAGCTATCAATCAACCTTGAATTCCATCACTGGCGCGCGCGGTTCCTATACGATGGAACTCGACCATTATGATGAAGTCCCGGCTTCCCTGACTCAAAAAATCGTTCAGAAAGCTCAGGAAGAAGGCCGCATCAAGGTTGTTGAGGAAGATTAA
- a CDS encoding VWA domain-containing protein: MKRIISISLFLLICVYQVTSQLAFGQSTEQSIKLSTELVVLDAQIINKKTGVSIADLKKEEVTIYEDGVKQEITHFSQDLLPLSILIVIDTSGSVWDIIKEMGDETIEALNQLKESDEVAVMGTASRTELIQGFTTDRKLIGERIQAIDKKSLGRDGILLHEALYQAALLFKNASNPASRRVILVVSDNLSTQKLGQGHSEKEALNEIYESGSVVCGINVSSLNETILKLDPFFYAMKPFLFRGDIKKYAEKTGGIVSKTGKKEISEKLATLINQLRNRYAIGYVSTNTQKDGKYRKIKLQLSPDVEKREGQVGIVTRKGYYASKAKDISTLK, from the coding sequence ATGAAACGCATAATTTCAATCAGCCTTTTTCTTCTCATCTGCGTTTATCAAGTCACATCTCAGTTGGCTTTTGGTCAATCAACTGAGCAATCGATAAAACTCAGCACCGAACTCGTGGTGCTTGATGCGCAGATTATCAATAAAAAAACCGGAGTGAGCATTGCCGACCTGAAAAAAGAAGAGGTGACGATTTATGAAGACGGCGTAAAACAGGAAATCACCCATTTCAGCCAAGATTTATTGCCGCTATCGATTTTAATCGTCATCGATACCAGCGGGAGCGTCTGGGACATCATCAAGGAAATGGGCGATGAAACCATCGAAGCGTTGAATCAATTAAAAGAGAGTGATGAGGTCGCGGTGATGGGAACAGCTTCACGGACAGAGTTAATTCAGGGTTTCACCACCGACCGCAAGTTGATTGGCGAGAGAATTCAAGCCATCGATAAAAAGAGTTTGGGACGCGATGGCATTTTACTGCACGAAGCGTTGTATCAAGCCGCTTTGTTGTTTAAAAATGCCAGTAATCCCGCGAGTCGTCGCGTCATTCTGGTGGTTTCCGATAATCTTTCAACGCAAAAACTCGGACAGGGACATTCCGAAAAAGAGGCGCTCAACGAAATTTACGAATCGGGGAGTGTCGTGTGTGGAATTAATGTTTCAAGTCTCAACGAAACCATTTTGAAACTCGACCCATTCTTTTATGCGATGAAACCTTTTTTATTTCGCGGCGACATAAAGAAGTACGCGGAAAAAACCGGCGGCATCGTCAGCAAAACCGGGAAAAAAGAGATTAGCGAAAAACTGGCAACCCTGATTAACCAACTCCGCAACCGTTACGCCATCGGCTACGTTTCAACCAATACCCAAAAAGATGGCAAGTATCGCAAGATTAAACTGCAACTTTCACCCGATGTCGAAAAACGCGAAGGGCAGGTCGGAATCGTTACAAGAAAGGGATATTACGCAAGTAAAGCTAAGGATATATCAACACTAAAATAA
- a CDS encoding GNAT family N-acetyltransferase codes for MTVIETSRIWLQTWHPDDSSEFRYIATDPEVMRFIGNGQVWDDARIASWIAKQIVNYRTLGFSFWKLIEKSTNRLIGHSGIQYLANTGEIEIGWWLARRCWGQGFATEAASGVLDYSFENLKINRLVAIAYPENIASINIMKKIGMKFVRQTTGAELGLAYPEIQLVLYSIEKI; via the coding sequence ATGACGGTCATTGAAACCAGTCGGATATGGTTACAAACCTGGCACCCCGATGATTCATCCGAATTTCGCTACATTGCCACTGACCCCGAAGTGATGCGATTCATCGGCAATGGTCAGGTTTGGGATGATGCGCGCATCGCAAGCTGGATTGCTAAGCAAATAGTAAATTATCGCACCCTGGGGTTTTCATTCTGGAAATTGATTGAAAAATCAACCAACCGATTAATCGGTCATAGCGGCATACAGTATTTGGCAAACACCGGCGAGATAGAAATCGGCTGGTGGCTTGCCAGGCGTTGCTGGGGGCAAGGGTTTGCCACAGAAGCCGCGAGCGGAGTTTTAGATTACAGCTTTGAAAATCTGAAGATTAACCGACTGGTTGCGATTGCTTACCCTGAAAATATCGCGTCAATAAACATCATGAAAAAAATCGGCATGAAATTTGTCCGGCAAACTACCGGAGCCGAGTTAGGATTGGCATACCCTGAGATTCAACTGGTGCTCTATTCAATTGAAAAAATTTAA
- a CDS encoding ferritin-like domain-containing protein, with translation MFDNDFDKPAVVGVLNEILEMELAGVVRYTHYSLMIFGPNRIPIVQWCRTEANTCLLHAHQAGEFITHLGEHPSLKVGKLLETHQHEINDILLESLAMEKEGLLLYKKLLKLVHDKSIILEEYARQMVAEEELHLGEVNKMLRNPGDVQVYSV, from the coding sequence ATGTTTGATAACGATTTTGATAAACCGGCAGTCGTTGGCGTATTGAATGAAATTTTAGAAATGGAACTTGCAGGTGTCGTGAGATACACCCATTACTCGCTGATGATTTTTGGACCCAATCGTATTCCGATTGTGCAGTGGTGTCGAACGGAAGCGAATACCTGTTTACTGCACGCCCATCAAGCCGGAGAATTTATTACCCATCTCGGCGAACACCCATCGCTCAAGGTGGGCAAATTACTGGAAACCCATCAACACGAAATTAACGACATTCTGCTTGAATCGCTCGCTATGGAAAAAGAAGGGCTATTGCTTTACAAAAAGCTTCTCAAGTTGGTGCATGACAAATCAATCATCCTCGAAGAATATGCGCGGCAAATGGTCGCCGAAGAAGAATTGCACCTCGGAGAAGTCAATAAAATGCTGCGAAACCCCGGCGATGTTCAGGTTTATTCAGTTTAA
- the rph gene encoding ribonuclease PH, with product MSYKRKYGRSYDALRDVRITPSYTRYAEGSVLIEMGETKVICNASIDERVPIFLRNSGKGWVTAEYSMLPRATENRTQREGRGSANLSGRTQEIQRLIGRSLRSVVEFNRLGERTVYIDCDVIQADGGTRTASITGAFVALVFALRKLYNDGKIAAPIPVTDYIAAISVGIIKGEPMLDLAYEEDSQAEVDMNVVKTGTGKFVEVQGTAESKPFDKPQMDRLIELATIGIDKLIEQQRAVLGDLR from the coding sequence ATGAGTTATAAGAGAAAATATGGTCGCAGTTATGATGCCTTGCGAGATGTCAGAATCACGCCGAGCTATACCCGATATGCCGAAGGTTCCGTGTTAATTGAGATGGGCGAAACCAAGGTAATCTGCAACGCTTCGATTGATGAGCGGGTGCCGATTTTTCTGAGGAACAGCGGCAAAGGTTGGGTTACGGCAGAGTATTCGATGTTGCCGAGAGCCACAGAAAATCGTACGCAACGTGAAGGGCGTGGCAGCGCCAATCTTTCCGGTCGCACACAGGAAATTCAACGATTAATCGGGCGTTCATTGCGTTCCGTGGTTGAATTCAACCGCCTGGGTGAACGTACCGTTTATATCGATTGCGATGTCATTCAGGCAGATGGCGGCACCCGCACCGCTTCAATTACCGGGGCTTTTGTGGCGTTGGTGTTTGCGCTTAGAAAACTTTATAACGACGGGAAAATTGCTGCGCCCATACCGGTCACCGATTATATTGCGGCAATTTCCGTAGGCATCATCAAGGGCGAGCCGATGCTGGATTTGGCTTATGAAGAAGATTCACAAGCCGAAGTTGATATGAATGTGGTGAAGACCGGCACGGGAAAATTTGTTGAGGTGCAGGGAACCGCCGAATCCAAACCTTTTGATAAACCTCAAATGGACAGATTGATTGAACTGGCAACCATTGGCATTGATAAGTTGATTGAACAACAACGCGCGGTACTGGGTGATTTGCGGTAA
- the murI gene encoding glutamate racemase, whose product MSRTDSQNPQPAIHHPQSELPIGIFDSGVGGLTVFRALERRLPNESLIYLGDTARVPYGTRSVETVQRYALEDAAFIESKKVKAIVIACNTASALAANLLREKCSVPVLGVIRPGSQQAVIKTQNRHIGLIATEATVASGAYEKAMRNLRDDIEITARACPLFVPLAEEGWATHAVTEQVAREYLADFIASRVDTLVLGCTHYPILRHTIQKIMGDEVSLIDSGEAVAEVVAQMLEEKQLVRKSDEPRIEQFYVTDSAVRFRRVAEIFLGRNIESLETIVLGSL is encoded by the coding sequence ATGAGTCGAACTGATTCCCAGAATCCGCAACCCGCAATCCACCATCCGCAATCCGAACTCCCAATAGGCATTTTCGATTCCGGTGTGGGCGGACTTACGGTTTTTCGCGCCCTCGAACGCCGTTTGCCGAACGAAAGTCTGATTTATCTCGGTGACACGGCGCGGGTGCCTTATGGAACGCGCTCGGTTGAAACCGTCCAACGATATGCTCTCGAAGATGCCGCGTTTATCGAATCCAAAAAGGTCAAAGCGATTGTCATTGCCTGCAACACGGCGTCGGCGCTTGCCGCAAACTTACTGCGCGAAAAATGTTCGGTTCCGGTGCTTGGCGTGATTCGACCGGGTTCACAACAGGCAGTAATCAAAACCCAGAATCGCCATATCGGTTTAATCGCCACCGAAGCGACGGTTGCCAGCGGCGCATACGAAAAGGCGATGAGAAATTTGCGCGATGATATTGAAATAACCGCGCGCGCCTGTCCGCTTTTTGTACCGCTTGCCGAAGAAGGTTGGGCAACTCATGCGGTCACCGAACAGGTCGCCAGAGAGTATTTAGCGGATTTCATTGCCAGCCGGGTTGATACCCTGGTGCTTGGGTGTACACATTACCCGATTCTTCGCCATACCATTCAAAAAATTATGGGCGACGAAGTTTCATTGATTGATTCCGGCGAAGCAGTTGCAGAGGTGGTAGCGCAGATGTTAGAAGAGAAGCAGCTTGTGCGGAAAAGCGATGAACCGCGCATAGAGCAATTTTATGTTACCGATTCGGCGGTTCGTTTCCGTCGCGTTGCAGAAATTTTTTTAGGTAGAAATATTGAATCGTTAGAGACGATTGTACTGGGGAGTTTATGA
- a CDS encoding tetratricopeptide repeat protein, which translates to MYKEMSLSSKKVLSAILWMIIVFTGFISVAQNKKGATKPASKPQAKPAAKPPAKPATKPATKAPATTTVKKPPVDTVTLDVSSPDALDKIRALPTAPERIAALEKFINAQKGNPVEGQARELLMREYALRGEQSLREGSPELAAKDFKAVLRNAPEPITDRLFDQFIFPMPVAMSAFGYREESVDLMKAFEKRFESDANRLVQIGFFYVQIEAPLESVRVMEQAVKLASQDHRVHNALGNAYLINLRLNDALAEFEKAIELDPNDEYANLGIAHLSRAFGDYERAADFYRRHLKIKAEDAEATGGLAITLLAQGQESQANRMLQMALQYDPNNYSIMLQQAFFYLNKKKPAQARPFIEQAAKLVPRFAWAFIAKANADAQEGKFGDALATILQAQQLGQFATLNFEVVKGFMMVDGYDQAIEVMKKNFTVTNEGEFETVLGGVAKARSQRLDLLIERERQAVLFLNESPTTALQFKLAEALGRIDKFVQMATDAKKQAGQKKNSSSGKASANANKPVQQDLTNVTRPRKTTEAKDDPNAPLNAGADATLPGMTELLKAITTFTSLDDGRQAFRMVWVARKLTEANIALDAAEQLARRGLALAESATEPDNSMRDAPILDRDGRRAVFSGRAYDALGWALYKKSEKRAAIGALTKAVEVFLPSAERKNAFWHLAVVTEDVGDEKNALDFYIASYDSTAPTAKVRKTQIEVLYKKLNGSLTGLDEKLRQQ; encoded by the coding sequence ATGTATAAAGAAATGAGCCTTTCCAGCAAAAAAGTTTTATCCGCTATTTTGTGGATGATAATCGTTTTCACGGGTTTTATTTCAGTCGCTCAAAATAAAAAAGGAGCAACTAAACCCGCATCAAAGCCGCAGGCAAAACCTGCGGCGAAACCGCCTGCCAAACCCGCGACCAAACCCGCGACCAAAGCACCGGCAACCACTACGGTTAAAAAACCGCCGGTCGATACGGTGACGTTGGATGTTTCCAGTCCCGATGCCTTAGATAAAATTCGCGCCTTGCCAACCGCACCGGAACGTATCGCGGCGCTTGAAAAATTTATCAATGCCCAAAAAGGGAATCCGGTCGAAGGACAGGCGCGGGAACTGTTGATGCGCGAGTATGCCTTGCGGGGCGAACAATCGTTAAGGGAGGGCAGCCCGGAACTCGCCGCCAAAGATTTTAAAGCGGTGCTGCGAAACGCCCCTGAACCCATCACCGATAGATTATTCGACCAGTTTATTTTTCCGATGCCCGTCGCTATGAGCGCTTTTGGGTATCGAGAAGAGTCGGTTGATTTGATGAAAGCCTTTGAAAAACGTTTTGAGAGCGACGCCAACCGTTTGGTGCAAATCGGCTTTTTTTATGTGCAAATCGAAGCGCCACTGGAATCTGTACGGGTAATGGAACAGGCGGTAAAACTGGCTTCACAGGATCATCGCGTTCATAATGCGCTCGGCAATGCTTACCTCATCAATTTACGATTGAATGATGCGTTGGCGGAATTTGAAAAGGCAATTGAACTTGATCCCAATGATGAATATGCCAATCTCGGTATCGCGCATTTATCACGCGCCTTTGGCGACTATGAAAGGGCGGCGGATTTTTACCGCAGGCATTTGAAAATCAAAGCCGAGGACGCAGAGGCAACCGGAGGACTGGCGATTACCTTACTGGCTCAGGGGCAGGAGAGTCAGGCAAATCGAATGTTGCAAATGGCTTTGCAATATGACCCGAACAATTATTCGATCATGCTGCAACAGGCATTTTTCTATTTGAATAAAAAGAAGCCGGCGCAGGCGCGACCGTTTATTGAACAGGCGGCAAAACTGGTGCCGCGATTCGCCTGGGCATTTATTGCCAAAGCCAATGCTGATGCACAGGAAGGAAAATTCGGTGATGCGCTCGCAACCATTCTGCAAGCCCAACAACTCGGACAATTTGCGACCTTGAATTTCGAGGTCGTCAAAGGATTTATGATGGTTGATGGCTATGATCAAGCCATCGAGGTGATGAAAAAGAATTTTACCGTTACTAATGAAGGCGAATTTGAAACCGTGCTTGGCGGGGTTGCCAAGGCGCGTTCACAACGCCTCGATTTATTGATTGAACGCGAAAGACAAGCGGTTTTGTTTTTAAACGAAAGCCCGACGACGGCTTTGCAATTCAAACTTGCCGAGGCATTGGGACGAATCGATAAATTTGTTCAAATGGCTACGGACGCAAAAAAACAGGCGGGACAGAAAAAAAACTCATCGTCTGGTAAAGCGAGCGCGAATGCCAATAAACCCGTTCAGCAAGATTTAACCAACGTCACCCGTCCGCGCAAAACAACTGAAGCCAAAGATGACCCGAATGCGCCGCTCAATGCCGGGGCGGATGCGACGCTTCCCGGAATGACCGAGTTATTAAAGGCGATTACGACATTCACTTCACTTGATGACGGTCGTCAGGCATTTCGTATGGTTTGGGTTGCCAGGAAACTTACCGAAGCCAATATCGCGCTTGATGCTGCGGAACAATTGGCGAGACGTGGACTCGCGTTAGCCGAAAGCGCCACCGAACCGGATAATTCGATGCGCGATGCGCCGATTCTCGATAGGGACGGAAGGCGAGCGGTATTTTCAGGGCGAGCTTATGATGCGCTCGGTTGGGCATTGTATAAAAAGAGTGAAAAGCGTGCAGCTATCGGAGCCTTGACCAAAGCTGTTGAAGTTTTTTTGCCGAGTGCTGAAAGGAAGAATGCCTTTTGGCACCTTGCGGTGGTTACTGAAGATGTTGGCGACGAAAAAAATGCTCTGGATTTTTATATCGCGAGTTATGATTCGACAGCGCCGACCGCAAAGGTTAGAAAAACTCAAATCGAAGTGCTTTATAAAAAACTAAATGGGTCGCTAACCGGACTTGATGAAAAACTGAGGCAGCAGTAG
- a CDS encoding MBL fold metallo-hydrolase — protein sequence MCKVSRRDMLVGGAALLGMAATDSESVVKPAKANPREVGKVETLATDVYFHEGNIVLTHCNNGWIVFEDYVLVIDANFPSGAEIIIPKIRAITNKPIRFAFDTHHHGDHAYANQLWVEQGATPLAHIGVLDDMKKYETGLFGNAPGRWEETAKQRKDLTNTKLKPPSLLFPKELIFDDGKHRVELMHLGVAHTNGDAVAWLPKEKILFTGDVCVNGPYNYTGDGHVEKWIATLDAAKKLGAKTICPGHGMFATESLLNDQQAFFASLREAVGKLVNGKKSAQQIKDSVGQISDQLKANRQIARYVSNGTLAEQVEKVFNEMTGESFPASQKTSRLDRDLHAHSHGLTLLG from the coding sequence ATGTGTAAGGTGAGCAGAAGAGATATGTTGGTGGGTGGCGCTGCGCTTTTGGGCATGGCAGCCACCGATTCGGAGTCAGTTGTGAAACCGGCGAAAGCCAATCCCCGTGAAGTCGGCAAAGTCGAAACTTTGGCAACCGATGTCTATTTTCATGAAGGCAATATCGTTTTAACCCATTGCAACAATGGCTGGATCGTTTTTGAAGATTATGTGCTGGTGATTGATGCCAATTTTCCATCCGGCGCGGAAATCATCATTCCGAAAATTCGCGCCATCACCAACAAACCGATTCGGTTCGCATTTGACACACATCATCACGGCGACCACGCTTATGCCAACCAACTGTGGGTGGAGCAGGGCGCGACGCCGCTTGCCCATATCGGGGTACTTGATGATATGAAGAAATATGAAACCGGATTGTTCGGTAATGCGCCGGGTCGTTGGGAAGAGACCGCCAAACAGCGGAAAGATTTAACCAATACAAAACTCAAACCGCCGTCTCTGCTGTTTCCCAAGGAATTGATTTTTGATGATGGTAAACATCGCGTCGAATTAATGCATCTGGGGGTTGCGCATACCAATGGCGATGCGGTTGCCTGGCTTCCCAAAGAAAAAATCCTGTTTACCGGTGATGTCTGCGTAAACGGTCCCTATAACTACACGGGCGATGGTCACGTCGAAAAATGGATTGCCACACTCGATGCCGCAAAAAAACTGGGCGCGAAAACTATCTGCCCTGGGCACGGGATGTTCGCAACCGAAAGCTTATTAAATGACCAGCAAGCCTTTTTCGCTTCATTGCGTGAAGCGGTTGGCAAATTGGTAAATGGCAAAAAGTCGGCGCAACAGATTAAAGATTCAGTCGGTCAAATCAGCGACCAGTTAAAGGCGAACAGGCAAATTGCGCGTTACGTTTCTAACGGAACGTTAGCCGAACAAGTCGAAAAGGTATTTAATGAGATGACCGGAGAATCATTCCCCGCCTCACAAAAAACTTCTAGGTTAGACAGAGATTTGCACGCCCATTCTCATGGTTTAACCTTACTGGGCTAG